From one Natronorubrum sediminis genomic stretch:
- a CDS encoding DUF192 domain-containing protein: MVLESVWKALLVVAAVSVLGFVTLQLGFLDAPWHEDRADVQLIDGDDGDELATVDAEVADTASERYTGLSDHDSLEDDSGMLFVHSDEDERTYVMRNMDFGIDIIFVDADGEITSIETAPEPAADEDGEDHEYTGQAQWVLEVPEGYADEHGIEAGDEIGIEYE; the protein is encoded by the coding sequence ATGGTCCTCGAGTCCGTCTGGAAGGCGCTACTGGTCGTCGCGGCCGTCTCGGTGCTCGGATTCGTCACCCTCCAGCTCGGGTTTCTCGACGCCCCGTGGCACGAGGATCGAGCCGACGTGCAACTCATCGACGGCGACGACGGCGACGAACTGGCGACCGTCGACGCCGAAGTCGCGGACACCGCCTCGGAGCGCTACACGGGGCTGAGCGATCACGACTCGCTCGAGGACGATTCGGGCATGCTCTTCGTCCACTCCGACGAGGACGAGCGGACGTACGTCATGCGGAATATGGACTTTGGCATCGACATCATCTTCGTCGATGCCGACGGCGAGATCACGTCGATCGAAACGGCACCCGAACCCGCAGCCGACGAAGACGGCGAGGATCACGAGTACACCGGCCAAGCCCAGTGGGTGCTCGAGGTACCGGAGGGGTACGCCGACGAACACGGCATCGAGGCCGGTGACGAGATCGGAATCGAGTACGAGTAA
- a CDS encoding DUF7344 domain-containing protein produces MDTLTSSQGEQELSADTILELLANRRRRYLLYALRGQEHPIELSTLAEQVAGWEHDVPPEEVAKNEYKSVYVSSVQCHVPKLADAGVVDHDEENHTVVLASNFTQLEPYLRVVIKDEPENSMLHAALEQESGEGLLGQIRENVARLKH; encoded by the coding sequence ATGGATACACTTACCTCGAGTCAGGGGGAGCAAGAACTCTCTGCAGACACCATCCTCGAGTTGCTGGCTAACCGCCGGCGACGGTACCTCCTCTACGCGCTGCGGGGCCAAGAACATCCAATCGAGTTGTCGACGTTAGCCGAGCAGGTCGCTGGGTGGGAACACGACGTGCCGCCGGAGGAGGTCGCAAAAAACGAGTACAAGAGCGTCTACGTCTCGTCGGTACAGTGCCACGTCCCGAAACTGGCCGACGCAGGCGTCGTCGACCACGACGAAGAGAATCACACCGTCGTGCTCGCAAGCAATTTCACCCAACTCGAGCCCTACCTCCGCGTCGTCATCAAGGACGAACCGGAAAATTCGATGTTACACGCCGCACTCGAGCAAGAATCCGGAGAGGGATTGCTGGGCCAGATTCGAGAGAACGTGGCTCGGTTGAAGCATTAA
- a CDS encoding aldo/keto reductase yields MSSESITNESDTFDIGDTTIHRLGFGAMRLCGEEIIGPPEDGATARTVLERALECGIDFIDTADSYGPGVSERLIGESIGDPDDVLVATKAGLLRNRESDWIPHGEPDYIRNQVLTSLDRLRTDTIDLYQFHRPDPDTSFEDSIQTFAELQDEGLVDQVGVSNVSVDQLETAREHVDVATVQNRFNVDDRSNADVLEVCEDNDIGFIPWAPIDAEDLDGHGDLIDEIADDYDATRRQIGLAWLLERSDVILPIPGTSDPEHLESNVEASKLSLADEDVQRLTDAGE; encoded by the coding sequence ATGAGTAGCGAGTCGATCACGAACGAGAGCGACACCTTCGACATCGGCGACACCACGATCCACCGGCTGGGATTCGGCGCGATGCGTCTCTGTGGCGAGGAGATCATCGGCCCGCCCGAGGACGGAGCCACTGCTCGCACGGTCCTCGAGCGAGCGCTCGAGTGTGGAATCGACTTCATCGATACCGCGGATTCCTACGGGCCGGGGGTCAGCGAACGCCTCATCGGCGAGTCGATCGGTGATCCAGACGACGTACTGGTGGCGACGAAAGCCGGCCTCCTCCGAAATCGAGAGAGCGACTGGATTCCCCACGGCGAGCCAGACTACATCCGCAATCAGGTGCTCACGTCCCTCGATCGGCTTCGAACGGACACCATCGATCTCTATCAGTTCCACCGACCCGACCCCGACACGTCGTTCGAGGACTCGATCCAGACGTTCGCCGAACTCCAGGACGAGGGCCTCGTCGATCAGGTCGGCGTCAGTAACGTCTCTGTCGACCAACTCGAGACGGCTCGCGAGCACGTCGACGTCGCCACCGTTCAGAATCGGTTCAACGTAGACGACCGATCGAACGCGGACGTTCTTGAGGTCTGTGAAGACAACGACATCGGCTTCATTCCGTGGGCGCCGATCGACGCCGAGGATTTGGACGGACACGGCGACCTCATCGACGAGATCGCCGACGACTACGACGCGACCCGACGCCAGATTGGGTTAGCGTGGCTCCTCGAGCGCTCCGACGTTATCCTCCCGATTCCGGGAACGTCGGATCCGGAACACCTCGAGTCGAACGTCGAAGCCTCCAAGCTCTCGCTCGCGGACGAAGACGTACAGCGACTGACCGATGCTGGCGAGTAA
- a CDS encoding DUF5814 domain-containing protein, with protein MAITDKIYVKNHRQLSSQLETNIPKGAFKGATLDMLFQGQGLEKLDDATRDRVLDFTEDFLDCGCDNNPYCGCPERKFIQYLLELRAQGLGPDAIVDVMTDDYMVYAYPGDVLSFLDNGVRTLEAAEGLARVEGADEAHDDIRREKRNLTR; from the coding sequence GTGGCCATCACCGACAAAATCTACGTCAAGAACCACCGACAGCTGAGCTCCCAACTCGAGACGAACATCCCCAAGGGAGCGTTCAAAGGGGCGACGCTGGACATGCTCTTTCAGGGCCAGGGTCTCGAGAAACTCGACGACGCGACACGTGATCGCGTGCTCGACTTCACCGAGGACTTCCTCGACTGTGGCTGTGACAACAACCCCTACTGTGGGTGCCCGGAGCGCAAGTTCATTCAGTACCTCCTCGAGTTACGCGCACAGGGACTGGGCCCCGACGCGATCGTCGACGTGATGACCGACGACTACATGGTCTACGCCTATCCCGGCGACGTCCTCTCGTTTCTCGACAATGGCGTCCGGACGCTCGAGGCCGCGGAGGGACTCGCCCGGGTCGAAGGTGCCGACGAGGCACACGACGACATTCGACGAGAGAAACGCAACCTCACCCGCTAA
- a CDS encoding CopG family transcriptional regulator, producing the protein MGNKNKTISFRVNEDAFAALQDIAEERDISLSAVFRDYVDLLVEHDGQVVVAPEDELEARAATETDGEDGDRTFPPSVEVPKSFIREHERLELEADHLREQLDEYKSYVTELQDRLEEEEDEVLLLDELDDEDESYQLR; encoded by the coding sequence ATGGGCAACAAGAACAAAACCATCTCGTTTCGGGTGAACGAGGACGCGTTCGCAGCGCTCCAGGACATCGCCGAGGAGCGCGATATCTCGTTGTCCGCGGTCTTCCGGGATTACGTCGACTTGCTCGTCGAACACGACGGTCAGGTCGTCGTTGCCCCCGAAGACGAACTCGAGGCGAGAGCCGCGACCGAAACCGACGGCGAGGACGGTGACCGAACGTTCCCGCCGAGCGTCGAGGTTCCGAAGAGTTTCATCCGCGAACACGAGCGCCTCGAACTCGAGGCCGACCACCTCCGCGAACAACTTGATGAGTACAAATCCTACGTCACGGAGCTTCAGGACCGACTCGAAGAAGAAGAGGACGAAGTGCTCTTACTCGACGAGTTAGACGACGAAGACGAATCGTACCAGTTGCGCTAG
- a CDS encoding VOC family protein: MTETDDAIGDGDDRARLVGTNHVALEVGDIDAALEFYESLFVFDLRSHGETKAFIDMGDQFIALAETDGASETSDDARHFGLVVDDADRVAERLDELDIDRLDVRGLEFHDPWGNRIQIVDYEEIQFTKADHVLEGMDLDDLEKTDDAIAELAEKGLNPDDRE; the protein is encoded by the coding sequence ATGACGGAGACAGACGACGCCATCGGCGACGGCGACGACCGCGCACGACTCGTCGGAACGAACCACGTCGCACTCGAGGTCGGCGACATCGACGCGGCCCTCGAATTCTACGAATCGCTGTTCGTGTTCGACCTCAGAAGCCACGGCGAGACGAAGGCGTTCATCGACATGGGAGATCAGTTCATCGCGCTCGCCGAGACCGATGGTGCGAGCGAGACGAGCGACGACGCCCGTCACTTCGGCCTCGTCGTCGACGACGCGGACCGAGTCGCTGAGCGACTGGACGAGCTCGACATCGACCGACTCGACGTACGGGGCCTCGAGTTCCACGATCCGTGGGGTAACCGAATCCAAATCGTCGACTACGAGGAGATTCAGTTCACGAAAGCAGACCACGTCCTCGAGGGAATGGATCTCGACGACCTCGAGAAGACCGACGATGCGATCGCCGAACTCGCGGAGAAGGGGCTCAATCCCGACGACAGAGAGTGA
- a CDS encoding RPA family protein, protein MSQSELTREVARRVFASEFNDSTYTFKESDDERAPNYALLPTGDRANRVFIVGTLTETEDVGDESEYWRGRVVDPTGTFFVYAGQYQPEAAAVLRDTEPPAYVAIVGKPRTYETDDGSVNVSVRPESIAVVDDDTRDRWVVECAERTIDRIEAFESWEAEQEAPESGSTAPTNEYAQMARERYDSPVVNYRNDVIQALEQLEDTDTEDAEAPA, encoded by the coding sequence ATGAGCCAGTCAGAACTCACCCGCGAAGTCGCACGTCGCGTCTTCGCCTCCGAATTCAACGATTCGACGTACACCTTCAAAGAGAGCGACGACGAGCGCGCGCCAAACTACGCACTCTTGCCGACCGGTGACCGCGCGAACCGCGTGTTCATCGTCGGCACGCTCACCGAGACCGAAGACGTCGGTGACGAAAGCGAGTACTGGCGCGGCCGCGTCGTCGACCCGACTGGCACGTTCTTCGTCTACGCCGGCCAGTACCAGCCCGAAGCCGCCGCCGTGCTCCGCGACACGGAGCCGCCGGCGTACGTCGCCATCGTCGGAAAACCACGCACGTATGAGACCGACGACGGCAGCGTCAACGTCTCCGTCCGACCCGAATCGATCGCCGTCGTCGACGACGACACGCGCGACCGCTGGGTCGTCGAGTGCGCCGAACGGACGATCGATCGAATCGAAGCGTTCGAATCGTGGGAAGCCGAACAAGAGGCCCCCGAAAGCGGGTCGACGGCACCCACCAACGAGTACGCCCAGATGGCACGCGAACGCTACGACTCACCGGTCGTCAACTACCGCAACGACGTGATTCAGGCACTCGAGCAACTCGAGGACACCGACACCGAAGACGCGGAAGCACCGGCCTAA
- a CDS encoding replication factor A (Replication protein A protects and stabilize the intermediate ssDNA that is generated by the unwinding action of a DNA helicase at the replication fork. In addition, SSBs prevent the formation of secondary structures by single-stranded template DNA.), which translates to MSDVRQHADDIHEQFSDHIDVSVDDVEERLATLVDEYKVPIDEARRSVTNHYLEEAGLEREDISRGGSEAVNVEDVDEPEEWIDLTAKVIELWDPRSDSVAQVGLLGDPTGTIKFTKWAKSDLPALEEGGVYDLRNVVTDEYQGRYSVKLNSTTVIEERDEEIEVGDDTSEIEGALVDMQSGSGLIKRCPKDDCTRVLQNGRCNEHGEVEGEFDLRIKAVVDDGLDAHEVIFDKEATEDLTGLSLEEAKEMAMDALDTTIVADEIMDDIVGTYYRIEGLTFGRYVLADDVSELAGPTDAEELLIKARSM; encoded by the coding sequence ATGAGCGACGTACGACAGCACGCGGACGACATACACGAGCAGTTTTCGGACCACATCGACGTAAGCGTCGACGACGTCGAAGAGCGACTCGCAACGCTCGTCGATGAATACAAAGTACCGATCGACGAAGCACGCCGGAGCGTGACCAACCACTACCTCGAGGAAGCCGGACTCGAGCGCGAGGATATCTCCCGGGGCGGCAGTGAGGCCGTCAACGTCGAAGACGTCGACGAACCAGAGGAGTGGATCGACCTCACCGCGAAAGTCATCGAACTCTGGGACCCACGAAGCGACTCCGTCGCGCAGGTCGGCTTGCTCGGCGATCCGACGGGTACGATCAAGTTCACCAAGTGGGCGAAATCCGACCTCCCCGCACTCGAGGAAGGTGGCGTCTACGACCTTCGAAACGTCGTCACCGACGAGTACCAGGGCCGGTACTCGGTCAAACTGAACTCGACGACGGTGATCGAAGAACGCGACGAAGAGATCGAAGTCGGCGACGACACGAGCGAAATCGAAGGCGCACTCGTCGATATGCAAAGTGGCAGCGGCCTCATCAAGCGCTGCCCAAAGGACGACTGCACGCGCGTCCTCCAGAACGGCCGTTGTAACGAACACGGCGAGGTCGAAGGCGAGTTCGACCTCCGCATCAAGGCCGTCGTCGACGACGGACTGGACGCCCACGAGGTCATCTTCGACAAGGAAGCCACCGAGGATCTAACGGGACTCTCACTCGAGGAGGCCAAGGAGATGGCGATGGACGCCCTCGATACGACCATCGTCGCCGACGAGATTATGGACGACATCGTCGGCACCTACTACCGAATCGAGGGGCTGACGTTCGGGCGATACGTCCTCGCGGACGACGTCTCCGAACTCGCCGGGCCGACGGATGCTGAGGAACTGCTGATCAAAGCGAGGTCGATGTAA
- a CDS encoding DUF7091 family protein — protein sequence MADRNRLEQFLRSTVRGAGERYEQARGSTNEQLADAREAYQAAKNARSLPSDEAGRVKIVCRRYAEQRATKLDDEYRPACYEATHPDCEGCVEDVYDGRIETW from the coding sequence ATGGCGGATCGTAACCGACTCGAGCAGTTCTTGCGCTCGACGGTTCGAGGCGCGGGTGAACGCTACGAGCAGGCTCGCGGCTCGACGAACGAACAACTCGCAGATGCCCGCGAGGCCTATCAGGCGGCGAAAAACGCCCGCAGTTTGCCCTCGGACGAGGCGGGTCGGGTGAAGATCGTTTGCCGACGCTACGCCGAACAGCGAGCGACGAAACTCGACGACGAGTACCGACCAGCGTGTTACGAAGCCACGCACCCCGACTGTGAGGGCTGTGTCGAAGACGTCTACGACGGGCGGATCGAGACCTGGTGA
- a CDS encoding DUF7521 family protein, translated as MSFHDAGLSIAIALTIVKTLILLVGGVITFFAYKAYKRTHQRALGLLAAGFGLVTLGLVLAGLLYEILGVSLTMGILLESTLMLVGFLVIAYSLYAS; from the coding sequence ATGAGTTTCCACGATGCAGGACTGTCGATCGCGATCGCGCTCACTATCGTCAAGACGCTCATCCTGCTCGTGGGCGGTGTCATCACCTTCTTCGCGTACAAGGCCTACAAGCGGACCCACCAGCGCGCGCTCGGATTACTCGCCGCTGGCTTCGGTCTCGTCACGCTGGGTCTCGTCCTCGCCGGATTACTCTATGAAATCCTCGGCGTCTCGTTGACCATGGGGATTCTCCTCGAGAGCACACTCATGCTCGTGGGCTTTCTCGTCATCGCGTACTCGCTGTACGCGTCGTAG
- a CDS encoding class I SAM-dependent methyltransferase, giving the protein MSDDEQPRTRSTAEPDHLRSGDGRFSIRRSILEDESPGRALDVATGTGRNALALAAAGWTVDALDISRAQLDRARTNVAERSMSGTVHWILADVDSYCFRPRTYDLITIRFFDARDRLPAVLEALAPGGVLWYEHYLTAPDVESGPGAQYRFDSNELLAACSSLSVVYYAEYRADGQPRVTLIARNETDAPRRRPSARAGQIR; this is encoded by the coding sequence GTGAGCGACGACGAACAGCCGCGGACGAGGAGCACTGCCGAACCCGACCACCTTCGATCCGGTGACGGTCGGTTTTCGATTCGACGATCGATCCTCGAGGACGAGTCGCCGGGACGCGCACTCGACGTTGCGACCGGAACCGGACGAAACGCGCTGGCACTCGCAGCCGCCGGCTGGACCGTCGACGCACTCGATATCTCGCGAGCGCAACTGGATCGAGCGCGCACTAACGTGGCTGAGCGGTCGATGTCGGGTACCGTCCACTGGATTCTAGCCGACGTGGACAGCTACTGTTTCCGACCGCGTACGTACGATCTGATCACGATACGGTTTTTCGACGCTCGAGATCGACTTCCAGCGGTGCTCGAGGCGCTCGCCCCCGGCGGCGTCCTCTGGTACGAACACTATCTCACGGCACCCGACGTCGAGTCCGGACCGGGAGCGCAGTATCGGTTCGACTCGAACGAACTGCTGGCGGCATGTTCGTCGCTGTCGGTCGTGTACTACGCCGAGTATCGAGCGGACGGGCAACCCCGGGTGACGTTGATCGCGCGCAACGAGACGGACGCGCCCCGGCGTCGACCCTCGGCGAGGGCGGGCCAGATCCGGTGA
- a CDS encoding DUF4129 domain-containing protein, which yields MAPTLPTAESVIEDEEIEPPDLDEDDEELLEEHGGDEPPQGESVFPVEWFLVGAALVSLLALARLGMQYPGQTGAIVVGGIAIVAVLGGLLWLTSQSGALESDPIDVPASFPVLVAAVSIVAGLLGAFFLTDRSGDGGDPADPVTPSAEPDELPSVDASPSDSRMTHPNTVTASENEIYRAWLSVVDSLEANEDANTGTDTDTDTDTNTDTDTMTPGEIRDAALECGYDPETVDELTRLFEDTRYGARGPTAEREQTARTLARRLSLEDDGEGDIEVDGEDSGKIDEDSTTQSTSDDTTAVNADE from the coding sequence GTGGCCCCGACACTTCCGACTGCGGAATCGGTCATCGAAGACGAAGAAATCGAACCGCCCGATTTGGACGAGGACGACGAAGAGCTGCTCGAGGAACACGGTGGCGACGAGCCCCCACAGGGTGAAAGCGTGTTCCCGGTCGAGTGGTTCCTCGTCGGTGCCGCCCTCGTGAGCCTGCTCGCGCTCGCGCGCTTGGGCATGCAGTATCCCGGGCAGACCGGTGCGATAGTGGTCGGCGGTATCGCGATCGTCGCAGTCCTCGGCGGGCTCCTCTGGCTGACGTCCCAGAGCGGTGCCCTCGAGTCGGACCCAATCGATGTCCCAGCATCGTTCCCGGTTCTCGTTGCGGCGGTTTCGATCGTTGCCGGGCTCCTCGGCGCGTTTTTCCTCACCGATCGATCCGGCGACGGCGGGGATCCAGCCGACCCCGTCACGCCGTCAGCCGAACCGGACGAACTCCCGTCAGTTGACGCGTCACCCTCCGATTCGAGGATGACCCACCCCAATACGGTCACGGCGTCCGAGAACGAAATCTACCGGGCGTGGCTGTCGGTGGTCGATTCGCTCGAGGCGAACGAAGACGCGAATACGGGTACGGATACGGATACGGATACGGATACGAACACGGACACGGACACGATGACGCCTGGCGAGATACGAGACGCTGCCCTCGAGTGCGGCTACGACCCCGAAACCGTCGACGAACTCACTCGCCTGTTCGAGGATACCCGCTACGGTGCTCGAGGGCCGACGGCGGAGCGAGAACAGACGGCGAGAACCCTTGCACGGCGACTCTCACTCGAAGACGACGGTGAGGGCGACATCGAGGTCGATGGCGAGGACAGTGGTAAGATCGACGAGGATAGCACGACCCAATCGACGAGCGACGACACGACGGCGGTGAATGCCGATGAGTAG
- a CDS encoding DUF58 domain-containing protein, translating into MSRDVRLVVLAAAFVTLTVGGVVFVASGTVVALLPFEAIVLLEAFQLVLGLALFAFVIQLCRIAYARLDTPVTDTPTLDRERSFEHTVPGDDLSRSIDSIESRSDPAYDALRTRVRRRAVSLLSTGEYDTEAQATRALDDGSWTDDTVAADVLRPGTDRPDHPIRTRLLELFGMSGRVVRSELRRTMGAIARIDSAGDSRPVDRSGRRVGSPGDESGDGRDPLDSEDASFVPSPDSSVIRRETRHWHGVSAVALLGIVVGFAYEQPSVLLLAAVGLGFAAYAHLETEPNLEVSVERFVSERRPDPGDTVEVTIRVENDGTDSLRDVRIVDGVPPTLAVDSGTPRRATSLSPGESVSWTYDVTARRGSHEFEPTQVLVRNVNGSVESEVAVSAETTLSCLPSMTPMTGSSFGHVHTAHRAGSVATADPGPGLEFHSVREYRSGDPPSRVDWNRYARTQSLSTVSYRAERSQTDVIAIDARRDAYVSPDASTTDSAVDRSVEAAATLFATLEDAGHDVGLTAIAPDPCWLAPGTGGDHLERARLVLGTHDSLSPTPPTSDDHSLEQFERLSPGRTHVTLFTPLCDDEIVSALRTLRSGGFSITVLAIDPAVADDPEGSFARLERLERIRSLRAIGVRVVDWVWDDSFERTVVGER; encoded by the coding sequence ATGAGTAGGGACGTTCGCCTCGTCGTGTTGGCAGCCGCGTTCGTCACGCTCACGGTCGGCGGCGTCGTGTTCGTCGCGTCAGGCACCGTCGTCGCGTTGCTTCCGTTCGAGGCGATCGTCCTATTGGAAGCGTTTCAACTCGTACTCGGGCTCGCGCTCTTCGCGTTCGTGATCCAACTCTGCCGGATCGCGTACGCTCGTCTCGACACTCCGGTCACTGACACGCCCACACTCGATCGAGAACGCTCGTTCGAGCATACCGTCCCGGGCGACGACCTCTCCCGGTCGATCGACTCGATCGAGAGCCGCTCGGATCCGGCCTACGACGCACTGCGAACGCGCGTTCGCCGCCGTGCTGTCTCCCTCCTCAGTACCGGAGAGTACGACACCGAGGCGCAGGCCACTCGAGCGCTCGACGACGGATCGTGGACCGACGATACGGTCGCGGCGGACGTCCTCCGGCCTGGAACCGACCGGCCCGACCACCCGATCCGAACGCGACTCCTCGAGTTATTCGGGATGTCCGGCAGAGTCGTGCGATCCGAACTCCGCCGGACGATGGGTGCGATCGCACGCATCGACTCGGCGGGCGACTCCCGGCCCGTCGACCGAAGCGGACGACGCGTCGGCTCACCCGGTGACGAATCCGGCGATGGTCGCGATCCACTCGACTCCGAGGACGCCAGTTTCGTCCCGTCTCCCGACTCGAGCGTGATTCGACGCGAAACACGTCACTGGCACGGCGTGAGCGCCGTTGCCTTGCTCGGGATCGTCGTCGGTTTCGCCTACGAGCAGCCGTCGGTGTTGTTGCTGGCGGCTGTTGGGCTCGGCTTCGCGGCGTACGCCCACCTCGAGACGGAACCGAATCTCGAGGTGAGCGTCGAGCGATTCGTGAGCGAGCGTCGACCGGATCCCGGCGACACCGTCGAGGTGACGATCCGCGTCGAGAACGACGGAACGGACTCCCTTCGAGACGTGCGAATCGTCGACGGTGTCCCGCCCACGCTCGCGGTCGACTCCGGCACGCCTCGCCGGGCGACGTCGCTCTCACCGGGCGAGTCGGTGTCGTGGACCTACGACGTCACTGCCCGCCGGGGCTCTCACGAGTTCGAACCGACGCAGGTACTCGTCAGAAACGTCAACGGTTCCGTCGAATCCGAGGTGGCCGTCTCCGCGGAGACGACGCTTTCGTGTCTGCCGTCGATGACACCGATGACCGGCTCGTCGTTCGGTCACGTGCACACCGCACACCGCGCGGGCTCCGTGGCCACTGCCGACCCGGGCCCCGGCCTCGAGTTCCACTCCGTCAGGGAGTATCGAAGCGGTGATCCACCCTCGCGCGTCGACTGGAACCGATACGCCCGGACGCAGTCGCTCTCGACGGTCTCCTATCGGGCTGAGCGCTCGCAGACCGACGTGATCGCCATCGACGCCAGGCGGGACGCGTACGTTTCGCCAGACGCTTCGACGACAGACTCGGCCGTCGATCGCTCCGTCGAGGCGGCGGCGACGCTCTTCGCCACGCTCGAGGACGCGGGCCACGACGTCGGCCTCACGGCGATCGCACCCGACCCGTGCTGGCTCGCACCCGGAACCGGTGGCGACCACCTCGAGCGTGCGCGACTCGTGCTCGGAACGCACGATTCCCTCTCGCCGACGCCGCCGACGTCCGACGATCACTCACTCGAGCAGTTCGAACGACTCTCGCCTGGACGGACGCACGTGACGCTGTTCACGCCGCTCTGTGACGATGAGATCGTCTCGGCGCTCCGAACGCTTCGCTCGGGGGGCTTTTCGATTACGGTCCTCGCGATCGATCCCGCCGTCGCTGACGACCCGGAAGGCTCGTTCGCTCGTCTGGAGCGACTCGAGCGAATCCGCTCTCTCAGGGCGATCGGCGTTCGGGTCGTCGACTGGGTCTGGGACGACTCGTTCGAGCGCACGGTGGTGGGAGAGCGATGA
- a CDS encoding DUF7519 family protein gives MTGATELDRSPATLSAWIAVWCGVFAWSVTVPYTIHGGAIGVLGLIFVTISLWQGERLLLSTGSSGLLLAIVLAAGDGAPPLLVLVGTTATILAWDIGQHAISLGNQLGSEAETTRAEVAHIASSVLVGSGIVTVASVASTLPTRTQPLISIVFLLLAAGLLAIAFGPRDLLSIEIPE, from the coding sequence ATGACTGGTGCAACCGAACTGGATCGGTCACCGGCGACGCTGAGTGCCTGGATCGCTGTCTGGTGTGGCGTCTTCGCCTGGAGCGTGACCGTCCCCTACACGATTCACGGTGGCGCTATCGGTGTACTCGGCCTCATCTTCGTGACGATCTCGCTCTGGCAGGGCGAGCGACTGCTCCTCTCGACTGGCTCGAGCGGTCTCCTCCTCGCAATCGTGCTCGCTGCCGGCGACGGGGCCCCGCCGCTCCTCGTGCTCGTCGGAACCACGGCGACGATACTCGCGTGGGACATCGGCCAGCACGCCATTAGTCTCGGAAACCAACTCGGTTCCGAGGCGGAAACGACGCGCGCAGAGGTAGCGCACATCGCCTCGAGCGTCCTCGTCGGTTCGGGTATCGTCACCGTCGCGTCCGTCGCCTCGACCCTGCCGACGCGGACGCAGCCGCTCATTTCGATCGTGTTCCTCCTGCTCGCCGCGGGACTGCTGGCGATCGCATTCGGGCCGCGGGACCTCCTGTCGATCGAGATTCCCGAGTGA